One segment of Alistipes finegoldii DSM 17242 DNA contains the following:
- a CDS encoding Lrp/AsnC family transcriptional regulator → MPKTSLDAIDRKILKYLIKNARMPFLEIARECGISGAAIHQRIRKLDDSGVILGSRLIVDPKMMGFDVCAHISITLKDPQLLKQTVEQLKEIPEIVEAHFITGSGNILVKLYCVDNEHLMRTIFDGILRIQGVSSTETQISLQEAFQRQVNIDFIEE, encoded by the coding sequence ATGCCGAAAACATCCTTAGACGCGATTGACCGCAAAATCCTCAAATACCTGATCAAGAACGCCCGCATGCCCTTTCTTGAGATCGCCCGCGAATGCGGCATCTCAGGCGCCGCGATCCATCAGCGCATCCGCAAACTCGACGATTCGGGCGTGATTCTGGGCAGCCGGCTGATCGTCGATCCCAAAATGATGGGCTTCGACGTCTGCGCCCACATCAGCATCACGCTCAAGGACCCGCAGCTGCTCAAGCAAACCGTGGAACAGCTCAAGGAGATTCCCGAAATCGTGGAGGCGCACTTCATCACCGGTTCGGGCAATATCCTCGTGAAGCTCTACTGCGTGGACAACGAGCACCTCATGCGCACGATTTTCGACGGCATCCTGCGCATTCAGGGCGTCTCCTCGACCGAGACCCAGATCTCGCTGCAGGAAGCGTTCCAGCGGCAGGTGAACATCGATTTTATCGAGGAATAG
- a CDS encoding sigma-54-dependent transcriptional regulator, with amino-acid sequence MERILIIDDDITFALMLKTWLSKKGFQTETAASVAAARTALAEGGFSLVLSDMRLPDEDGIALLQWMSGQHMEIPVIVMTSYAEIQNAVRCMKLGARDYVAKPVNPDELLKKIREALDVPAAGSEKPPVPAASAKKPREERPNYIEGRSDAAQRLYEYVRLVAPTNMSVLVTGASGTGKEHVAQLIHRESRRAGKPFVAVDCGAVPRELAASEFFGHVKGSFTGAVGDKTGAFEAANGGTLFLDEVGNLSYETQVQLLRALQERRIRPVGGSREIPVDIRLIAATNEDLEAAIARGAFRADLYHRINEFTLRMPELRQMRGDIMLFADFFLDAANRELDKRIVGFDPQAAAAMTRYDWPGNLRQMKNAVMSATLLCTGDYITCRELPAELSEAPETPAVPLRNPAGEEEQIRRALAMAGGNKSQAAKLLGIDRKTLYNKLHLYGIE; translated from the coding sequence ATGGAACGGATTTTAATCATAGACGACGATATCACCTTCGCCCTGATGCTCAAGACGTGGCTCTCGAAAAAGGGCTTCCAAACCGAGACGGCGGCGAGCGTCGCGGCGGCCCGTACGGCGCTCGCGGAGGGCGGATTCTCGCTCGTGCTGAGCGATATGCGCCTGCCCGACGAGGACGGCATCGCCCTGCTGCAGTGGATGTCCGGGCAGCATATGGAGATTCCGGTGATCGTGATGACGAGCTACGCCGAGATACAGAACGCCGTGCGCTGCATGAAGCTGGGCGCGCGGGATTACGTGGCCAAGCCGGTCAATCCCGACGAACTGCTGAAAAAGATCCGCGAAGCGCTCGACGTCCCGGCTGCCGGCAGTGAGAAGCCTCCCGTTCCCGCCGCTTCGGCGAAGAAACCGCGGGAGGAGCGTCCCAATTACATCGAGGGCCGCAGCGATGCCGCGCAGCGGCTTTACGAATATGTCCGGCTCGTTGCGCCGACCAACATGTCGGTGCTGGTGACCGGCGCCAGCGGCACGGGCAAGGAGCATGTGGCCCAGCTGATTCACCGCGAAAGCAGGCGTGCCGGGAAGCCTTTCGTGGCCGTGGACTGCGGCGCCGTTCCGCGCGAACTGGCCGCCTCGGAGTTTTTCGGCCACGTCAAGGGTTCGTTTACGGGAGCCGTGGGCGACAAGACGGGCGCCTTCGAAGCCGCGAACGGCGGCACGCTCTTTCTGGACGAGGTCGGCAACCTGAGCTATGAAACGCAGGTGCAGCTGCTCCGCGCCCTGCAGGAGCGGCGCATTCGTCCCGTGGGCGGCAGCCGCGAAATTCCGGTCGATATCCGGCTGATCGCCGCGACGAACGAGGACCTCGAAGCCGCCATCGCGCGCGGTGCGTTCCGCGCCGATCTCTATCACCGCATCAACGAATTCACGCTCCGCATGCCCGAACTGCGGCAGATGCGCGGGGACATCATGCTTTTCGCCGACTTCTTTCTCGATGCGGCGAACCGGGAGCTGGACAAGCGGATCGTGGGCTTCGACCCGCAGGCCGCCGCGGCCATGACCCGCTACGACTGGCCCGGAAACCTGCGGCAGATGAAGAACGCGGTGATGTCCGCGACGCTGCTCTGCACAGGGGATTACATCACCTGCCGCGAACTGCCCGCCGAGTTGTCCGAGGCCCCCGAAACTCCTGCGGTGCCGCTGCGCAATCCGGCCGGCGAGGAGGAGCAGATCCGGCGCGCGCTGGCGATGGCCGGGGGCAACAAGTCGCAGGCAGCCAAACTGCTCGGCATCGACCGCAAGACCCTCTACAACAAGTTGCATCTTTACGGCATCGAATAG
- a CDS encoding hybrid sensor histidine kinase/response regulator, whose product MKESKFVKTKIFAGYAILIAVCVLSVGYVYRTVVRFSTPDGSYSLLHTKRSVAGQTLYHLYQAESYGQLMIAGYQSYESRYKRELRTVRGLIDSLRGLTAAEDSLQTMRLDSIVRLLADKERRTMSLRRTIRSAATSSLLDKNIRELIGPADSAARGDSVVVRAADTVASRVVVQDTVTVPRRKRKFFRRFADLFSPPKEEAGMIISRHERVVDSLPAPEVKDTIAVVLRTLQDRVTSDRIGIYDRAWNEGMRLRYSNELVNTKIYRLIMDFEAEDTAFLMNRFEQTEAIRRRSSLTLGVIAVAAVVLMLLFVGILWRDINRSNRYRRALERANRDNEALLAAREKLMLAITHDIKAPLGSVMGYIDLLSRLTGDKREELYLHNMKESSEHLLALVNSLLDFYRLDINKVDVDKVAFCPAQLFETIRAGFAAQAGAKGIGLTLDVEPAAGREVAGDPFRIRQIADNLISNALKFTDEGSVTIRVDVVQGRLVFSVRDTGRGIGREEKERIFQEFVRLRSAQGVDGFGLGLSIVDRLVKLLKGTISLESRLGEGSKFIVSIPVGPVSGGEGRKLRPAEACVPAVRGGVKALLIDDDPLQLEMTAAMCRQAGVGAECCQYPEYAAKLVADGGFDVVLTDIQMPSADGFSVLAAVRGVNSALPVVAVSARGELEAGDFSDRGFAGCLRKPFTANELIAVLDAVCGAGKARSAEDAEGAEKSGAAGIVVGAGEPVSAGRHVGKRGADGAADNAPEVSEGGVNFGPLTAYAGDDAEAARGILESFAEQSAANCRLLEEALGSGDIAALKAVAHKMLPIFTMLGAAGIAATLRTAESWEGPLTDALRGEIGAAAENIRAIVAEAQKKVSLP is encoded by the coding sequence ATGAAAGAGTCGAAATTCGTCAAAACCAAGATTTTCGCGGGATATGCGATCCTGATCGCGGTCTGCGTCCTTTCGGTAGGCTATGTCTACCGGACGGTGGTGCGTTTTTCGACTCCCGACGGCAGCTATTCCCTGCTCCATACCAAACGCAGCGTCGCGGGACAGACGCTCTACCATCTTTATCAGGCCGAGAGTTACGGTCAGCTGATGATCGCCGGATACCAGTCCTACGAGTCCCGTTACAAACGCGAGCTGCGCACCGTGCGCGGCCTGATCGACTCGCTGCGGGGGCTGACCGCTGCGGAGGATTCGCTGCAGACGATGCGTCTGGACAGCATCGTGCGTCTTCTGGCCGACAAGGAGCGGCGGACGATGAGCCTGCGGCGGACGATCCGTTCGGCCGCCACGTCCAGCCTGCTGGACAAGAATATCCGCGAGCTGATCGGTCCGGCGGACAGCGCGGCGCGCGGGGACAGCGTCGTCGTACGGGCGGCGGACACCGTCGCTTCGCGCGTGGTCGTGCAGGATACGGTGACCGTCCCGCGGCGCAAGCGCAAGTTCTTCCGCCGCTTCGCCGACCTGTTCAGCCCGCCGAAGGAGGAGGCCGGGATGATCATTTCCCGTCACGAACGGGTCGTGGATTCGCTGCCTGCGCCGGAGGTGAAGGATACGATCGCGGTGGTGCTGCGGACGCTGCAGGACCGGGTGACCAGCGACCGCATCGGCATCTACGACCGGGCGTGGAACGAAGGGATGCGCCTGCGGTACAGCAACGAGCTGGTGAACACGAAGATATACCGCCTTATCATGGATTTCGAAGCCGAGGATACGGCTTTTCTGATGAACCGCTTCGAGCAGACGGAGGCCATCCGCCGCCGTTCGTCGCTGACGCTGGGCGTGATCGCCGTCGCGGCCGTGGTGCTCATGCTGCTGTTCGTCGGCATCCTGTGGCGCGACATCAACCGCAGCAACCGCTACCGGCGGGCGCTGGAGCGGGCCAACCGCGACAACGAAGCGCTGCTGGCGGCGCGCGAGAAGCTGATGCTGGCCATCACGCACGACATCAAGGCGCCGCTGGGTTCGGTGATGGGCTATATCGACCTGCTTTCGCGCCTGACCGGCGACAAGCGCGAGGAGCTGTACCTGCATAACATGAAGGAGTCGTCGGAACATCTGCTGGCGCTGGTGAACAGCCTGCTGGACTTCTACCGCCTCGATATCAACAAGGTGGACGTCGATAAGGTCGCGTTCTGCCCGGCGCAGCTGTTCGAAACGATCCGCGCCGGATTTGCGGCGCAGGCCGGGGCGAAGGGCATCGGGCTGACGCTCGACGTCGAACCGGCGGCCGGGCGCGAGGTGGCGGGCGATCCGTTCCGTATCCGGCAGATCGCCGACAACCTGATCTCCAACGCGCTGAAATTTACTGACGAAGGCTCGGTGACGATCCGTGTCGATGTGGTGCAGGGCCGGCTCGTCTTCTCGGTCCGCGATACGGGACGCGGCATCGGACGCGAAGAGAAGGAGCGGATTTTTCAGGAATTCGTGCGTCTGCGCTCGGCGCAGGGCGTCGATGGATTCGGACTGGGGCTGTCGATCGTCGATCGGCTCGTGAAACTGCTGAAGGGGACCATATCGCTCGAAAGCCGTTTGGGCGAAGGGAGCAAATTCATCGTTTCGATCCCGGTGGGACCCGTTTCGGGCGGAGAGGGCCGCAAACTGCGGCCTGCGGAAGCGTGCGTGCCGGCGGTGCGTGGCGGCGTGAAGGCGCTGCTGATCGACGACGATCCTCTGCAGCTCGAAATGACCGCCGCGATGTGCCGTCAGGCGGGTGTCGGAGCCGAGTGCTGTCAGTACCCCGAATATGCCGCGAAACTGGTCGCGGACGGCGGCTTCGACGTGGTGCTGACCGATATACAGATGCCGTCGGCCGACGGTTTCAGCGTCCTTGCGGCGGTGCGCGGCGTGAATTCCGCGCTTCCCGTGGTGGCGGTTTCGGCACGCGGGGAGTTGGAAGCCGGGGATTTCTCGGACCGCGGCTTTGCGGGATGCCTGCGCAAGCCCTTTACGGCTAACGAGCTGATTGCCGTGCTGGACGCCGTTTGCGGCGCGGGAAAGGCCCGAAGCGCAGAGGATGCGGAAGGCGCGGAGAAGAGCGGCGCTGCGGGAATTGTCGTCGGCGCGGGAGAACCCGTCAGTGCGGGGAGGCATGTCGGCAAGAGGGGAGCGGACGGTGCGGCGGACAATGCGCCGGAGGTTTCGGAGGGCGGTGTGAATTTCGGCCCCCTGACGGCCTATGCGGGCGACGATGCGGAAGCGGCGCGCGGGATTCTGGAATCCTTCGCCGAACAGAGCGCCGCGAATTGCCGGTTGCTCGAAGAGGCGCTCGGCAGCGGCGACATTGCCGCGCTGAAAGCCGTGGCGCACAAGATGCTGCCGATCTTCACGATGCTGGGGGCGGCCGGCATTGCCGCGACGCTGCGCACGGCCGAAAGCTGGGAAGGTCCGCTGACCGACGCCCTGCGCGGCGAGATCGGCGCGGCGGCGGAAAATATCCGCGCGATTGTCGCGGAAGCGCAAAAAAAGGTATCTTTGCCCTGA
- a CDS encoding ABC transporter permease — MSQVSIIIGREFNERVRKKSFIITTLLMPLLMIGLMFAPMLIMKYSRGDEKQIAVIDESGLVAPKLQSGEELVFQTTDLSTEAARKELTDKFGVLYIGSDILTNPNNVKLYVNSSSSLTVESNITGQLEEIIEAEKLKSYNIENLSQILQEVKTTVGMQTFRNDESQEEESQAKSSVIATGVGFVLGMILYMFLLIYGSMVMQSVIEEKNSRVLEVMVSSVRPFDLMLGKILGVASVAVVQVLIWGVLCAVGAAVAVHMMPADVLAGVQAMQQGVPDAAASIDMNPEMLQVMAAVTDFGYILRIFAYLLLFVFGGYLFYSAMFAAVGSAVDSIQDAQQLQTPITIPIILALLVMITVINDPNSQMAFWFSMIPFTSPVVMMARIPYGIPLWEVILSLAILYASFTAMVWLAAKIYRVGIFMYGKKPTFKELYKWIRYKY, encoded by the coding sequence ATGTCACAAGTCAGCATTATCATAGGGCGCGAATTCAACGAGCGCGTCCGCAAAAAATCCTTCATCATCACCACGCTGCTCATGCCCCTGCTGATGATCGGCCTGATGTTCGCCCCGATGCTCATCATGAAGTATTCGCGCGGCGACGAGAAGCAGATCGCCGTCATCGACGAAAGCGGGCTGGTCGCTCCGAAGCTGCAGAGCGGCGAAGAGCTGGTCTTCCAGACTACGGACCTCTCGACCGAAGCGGCCCGTAAGGAGCTGACCGACAAGTTCGGCGTGCTCTATATCGGCTCGGACATCCTCACCAACCCCAACAACGTGAAGCTTTACGTCAATTCGTCGTCGTCGCTGACGGTCGAGAGCAATATCACGGGGCAGCTCGAAGAGATCATCGAGGCCGAAAAACTCAAGTCGTACAATATCGAGAACCTCTCGCAGATTCTGCAGGAGGTGAAGACCACGGTCGGCATGCAGACCTTCCGCAACGACGAGTCGCAGGAGGAGGAGTCGCAGGCCAAGTCGTCGGTCATCGCCACCGGCGTCGGGTTCGTGCTGGGCATGATCCTCTACATGTTCCTGCTCATTTACGGGTCGATGGTCATGCAGTCGGTCATCGAGGAGAAGAACAGCCGCGTGCTGGAGGTGATGGTGTCGTCGGTGCGGCCCTTCGACCTGATGCTGGGCAAGATACTCGGCGTGGCTTCGGTGGCCGTGGTGCAGGTGCTGATCTGGGGCGTGCTCTGCGCCGTCGGCGCGGCCGTGGCGGTACACATGATGCCGGCCGACGTGCTGGCCGGGGTGCAGGCCATGCAGCAAGGGGTTCCCGACGCCGCGGCGTCGATAGACATGAATCCGGAGATGCTGCAGGTGATGGCCGCCGTGACCGATTTCGGCTATATCCTCCGCATCTTCGCCTACCTGCTGCTGTTCGTCTTCGGCGGATACCTCTTCTACTCGGCGATGTTCGCCGCCGTGGGTTCGGCCGTGGACAGCATTCAGGACGCCCAGCAGTTGCAGACGCCGATCACCATTCCGATCATCCTCGCCCTGCTGGTGATGATAACCGTCATCAACGACCCCAATTCGCAGATGGCTTTCTGGTTCTCGATGATCCCCTTCACCTCGCCCGTGGTGATGATGGCGCGTATTCCGTACGGCATTCCCCTCTGGGAGGTGATCCTTTCGCTGGCGATCCTTTACGCCTCGTTTACCGCGATGGTGTGGCTGGCGGCCAAGATCTACCGCGTGGGAATCTTCATGTACGGCAAAAAGCCGACGTTCAAGGAGCTTTACAAGTGGATTCGGTACAAGTACTAG
- a CDS encoding ABC transporter ATP-binding protein: MDLLTVEHVTKQYAGHKALDDVSLAIPKGSVYGLLGPNGAGKTTLIRIINRITAPDSGRVMFGGREISPEDVYRIGYLPEERGLYKKMKVGEQAVFFARLKGLSRREAVVRLKQWFVKFGIQDWWDKKIEELSKGMAQKVQFIVTVLHEPELLIFDEPFSGFDPINANLLKDEILALRDKGATIIFSTHNMSSVEEICDHITLINKSRNILSGRVDDIRRRHGSNIFEVFYRGDEQALRNAVDGRCEILEGSQAQAVYTSLKLHVERDEEVRGVIAAVNDAVELRSFQEIIPSMNDIFIRAVNGNL; the protein is encoded by the coding sequence ATGGATTTACTTACAGTAGAACATGTCACCAAGCAGTACGCCGGGCACAAGGCCCTCGACGACGTATCGCTTGCCATCCCCAAGGGTTCGGTATACGGCCTGCTCGGTCCCAACGGCGCCGGAAAGACGACCCTGATCCGCATCATCAACCGCATTACGGCGCCCGACAGCGGTCGTGTGATGTTCGGCGGCCGCGAAATTTCGCCTGAGGATGTTTACCGCATCGGCTACCTGCCTGAGGAGCGCGGACTTTACAAGAAGATGAAGGTCGGCGAACAGGCCGTCTTCTTCGCCCGGCTGAAGGGCCTTTCGCGCCGCGAGGCCGTCGTACGGCTCAAGCAGTGGTTCGTGAAGTTCGGCATTCAGGACTGGTGGGACAAGAAGATCGAGGAGTTGTCGAAGGGCATGGCCCAGAAAGTGCAGTTCATCGTCACGGTGCTGCACGAACCCGAACTGCTGATCTTCGACGAGCCTTTTTCGGGTTTCGACCCGATCAACGCCAACCTGCTGAAGGACGAGATACTGGCGCTGCGCGACAAGGGGGCGACGATCATCTTCTCGACGCACAACATGTCGTCCGTCGAGGAGATCTGCGACCATATCACGCTGATAAACAAGTCTCGCAATATTCTTTCGGGCCGTGTGGACGACATTCGCCGCCGTCATGGAAGCAACATCTTCGAAGTGTTCTACCGCGGCGACGAACAGGCGCTGCGCAATGCCGTCGACGGCCGTTGCGAGATTCTGGAAGGCTCGCAGGCGCAGGCGGTCTACACCTCGCTCAAACTGCACGTCGAGCGCGACGAAGAGGTGCGCGGAGTGATCGCCGCGGTGAACGACGCCGTCGAACTGCGCTCGTTTCAGGAGATCATTCCCTCGATGAACGATATTTTCATCCGCGCCGTAAACGGAAACCTTTAA